One region of Oryza glaberrima chromosome 7, OglaRS2, whole genome shotgun sequence genomic DNA includes:
- the LOC127778411 gene encoding uncharacterized protein LOC127778411 isoform X1, producing the protein MGIESAPDDPRRQHPAVSIPEDETTSEAAAMSAAEERKRLALKEFWEEERRTSRERMLVFAERGEAYKKHGAHPMLPPFEITHLPDLLERAWGWDRILPYYPGSRSWPQYKAYLHEYYRRNGDDDNDLAALADLCIKGENELMYLLNRRPQIFKADEITLSKKITNCAYQMVSMECSEFPAATVALKCITKEADLMCQSVVSGAATTSSMVTSNSIRRCALRFMTYKGPEHVPATATMMAIMKESELLRNNLLGKADTFDWSFSVRNGGLSAMYKIYLELPTEEELRSGSTIGESVVNESDDRHCSENDIGKNNNLQEIEKINQGIILQETEGIIQETKEDVVKVDNLDESKEHEVKEDGVKRHNLDESLKQKTEEVGNGVNHTIHGKKLQEFLIITDEYDERTLLLSPLEKKKPRNWKIGCFSWLKPGVRVNGSERAGV; encoded by the exons ATGGGGATTGAATCGGCTCCCGACGATCCACGCCGCCAACACCCGGCCGTCTCCATTCCCGAGGATGAGACAACATCGGAGGCCGCCGCGATGTCCGCCGCCGAGGAGCGGAAGCGATTGGCTTTGAAGGAGTTTTGGGAGGAGGAGCGAAGAACTTCTAGGGAGAGGATGCTTGTGTTCGCTGAACGCGGGGAAGCGTACAAGAAGCATGGTGCTCATCCGATGCTACCTCCTTTTGAGATCACCCACCTCCCAG ATCTTTTGGAGAGAGCATGGGGATGGGATAGGATACTGCCATATTATCCTGGAAGTCGTTCTTGGCCCCAATACAAGGCATACCTCCACGAGTATTACCGCCGCAAtggagatgatgacaatgatcTGGCAGCCCTAGCAGACCTG TGCATCAAGGGGGAGAATGAGCTTATGTACCTGCTGAATCGTCGCCCTCAAATCTTCAAAGCTGACGAGATCACCCTCAGTAAAAAGATCACCAACTGCGCATATCAAATGGTTAGCATGGAATGTTCTGAGTTCCCTGCCGCCACTGTTGCCTTGAAG TGTATCACCAAGGAGGCTGATCTAATGTGTCAATCGGTGGTAAGTGGGGCTGCTACAACCTCTTCCATGGTCACCAGCAATTCCATTCGGCGCTGCGCCTTAAGATTCATGACCTACAAAGGGCCTGAACATGTTCCTGCCACTGCTACCATGATG GCCATCATGAAAGAGTCTGAGTTGCTGAGGAACAATCTTCTGGGCAAAGCTGATACTTTTGATTGGAGCTTCTCTGTCCGGAATGGTGGACTGTCAGCTatgtacaaaatatatcttGAACTCCCTACTGAAGAAGAGCTCAGAAG TGGCAGCACTATTGGAGAATCAGTAGTCAATGAATCTGATGACAGGCATTGTTCTGAGAATGATATTGGAAAAAACAACAACCTTCAGGAAATAGAAAAGATAAATCAAGGGATCATCCTGCAAGAAACAGAAGGGATTATTCAAGAGACCAAG GAGGATGTTGTAAAAGTAGACAACCTGGATGAAAGCAAGGAGCACGAGGTTAAG GAGGATGGTGTAAAAAGACACAACCTGGATGAAAGCTTGAAACAGAAGACAGAG GAGGTGGGCAATGGAGTGAACCATACAATCCATGGAAAGAAG CTGCAAGAGTTCTTAATTATCACTGATGAGTATGATGAAAGAACACTTCTGCTAAGCcctttggaaaagaaaaag CCACGGAATTGGAAGATAGGATGCTTTAGCTGGTTGAAGCCTGGAGTAAGAGTCAATGGGTCAGAGAGGGCTGGTGTCTAA
- the LOC127778411 gene encoding uncharacterized protein LOC127778411 isoform X2: MGIESAPDDPRRQHPAVSIPEDETTSEAAAMSAAEERKRLALKEFWEEERRTSRERMLVFAERGEAYKKHGAHPMLPPFEITHLPDLLERAWGWDRILPYYPGSRSWPQYKAYLHEYYRRNGDDDNDLAALADLCIKGENELMYLLNRRPQIFKADEITLSKKITNCAYQMVSMECSEFPAATVALKCITKEADLMCQSVVSGAATTSSMVTSNSIRRCALRFMTYKGPEHVPATATMMAIMKESELLRNNLLGKADTFDWSFSVRNGGLSAMYKIYLELPTEEELRSGSTIGESVVNESDDRHCSENDIGKNNNLQEIEKINQGIILQETEGIIQETKEDVVKVDNLDESKEHEVKEDGVKRHNLDESLKQKTEEVGNGVNHTIHGKKLQEFLIITDEYDERTLLLSPLEKKKVSGKEDENVANPQKFLLACHGIGR; the protein is encoded by the exons ATGGGGATTGAATCGGCTCCCGACGATCCACGCCGCCAACACCCGGCCGTCTCCATTCCCGAGGATGAGACAACATCGGAGGCCGCCGCGATGTCCGCCGCCGAGGAGCGGAAGCGATTGGCTTTGAAGGAGTTTTGGGAGGAGGAGCGAAGAACTTCTAGGGAGAGGATGCTTGTGTTCGCTGAACGCGGGGAAGCGTACAAGAAGCATGGTGCTCATCCGATGCTACCTCCTTTTGAGATCACCCACCTCCCAG ATCTTTTGGAGAGAGCATGGGGATGGGATAGGATACTGCCATATTATCCTGGAAGTCGTTCTTGGCCCCAATACAAGGCATACCTCCACGAGTATTACCGCCGCAAtggagatgatgacaatgatcTGGCAGCCCTAGCAGACCTG TGCATCAAGGGGGAGAATGAGCTTATGTACCTGCTGAATCGTCGCCCTCAAATCTTCAAAGCTGACGAGATCACCCTCAGTAAAAAGATCACCAACTGCGCATATCAAATGGTTAGCATGGAATGTTCTGAGTTCCCTGCCGCCACTGTTGCCTTGAAG TGTATCACCAAGGAGGCTGATCTAATGTGTCAATCGGTGGTAAGTGGGGCTGCTACAACCTCTTCCATGGTCACCAGCAATTCCATTCGGCGCTGCGCCTTAAGATTCATGACCTACAAAGGGCCTGAACATGTTCCTGCCACTGCTACCATGATG GCCATCATGAAAGAGTCTGAGTTGCTGAGGAACAATCTTCTGGGCAAAGCTGATACTTTTGATTGGAGCTTCTCTGTCCGGAATGGTGGACTGTCAGCTatgtacaaaatatatcttGAACTCCCTACTGAAGAAGAGCTCAGAAG TGGCAGCACTATTGGAGAATCAGTAGTCAATGAATCTGATGACAGGCATTGTTCTGAGAATGATATTGGAAAAAACAACAACCTTCAGGAAATAGAAAAGATAAATCAAGGGATCATCCTGCAAGAAACAGAAGGGATTATTCAAGAGACCAAG GAGGATGTTGTAAAAGTAGACAACCTGGATGAAAGCAAGGAGCACGAGGTTAAG GAGGATGGTGTAAAAAGACACAACCTGGATGAAAGCTTGAAACAGAAGACAGAG GAGGTGGGCAATGGAGTGAACCATACAATCCATGGAAAGAAG CTGCAAGAGTTCTTAATTATCACTGATGAGTATGATGAAAGAACACTTCTGCTAAGCcctttggaaaagaaaaaggttagTGGAAAAGAAGATGAGAATGTGGCAAATCCTCAGAAATTTTTGTTAGCTTG CCACGGAATTGGAAGATAG
- the LOC127779993 gene encoding myb-related protein Hv33-like yields MGHHCCSKQKVKRGLWSPEEDEKLVRYISEHGHSCWSSVPKHAGLQRCGKSCRLRWINYLRPDLKRGTFSEQEERTIIDVHRILGNRWAQIAKHLPGRTDNEVKNFWNSCIKKKLIAQGLDPKTHNLLPASKTLLHGGGGGGGGAANPSGNGLAQFQSNNGAAAAGTTPFTISSPAKAAAYDVAPPAIPPALYDVVLPANPAGGMLMAHDHHQAAVAAPVGYPYADHGGNGGGVLMSFRDQNAGVHGAASMDFMNGSSSSSSMEQLGGGGGMSSNGNGGFNASMAAFMDEEAAMWATAVEPPGSMGGLAVMDQVAQQQQQQVLVQDAAVGVAPTTLMMHGGGAATAGAMVVDKSVEMVDVSSAVYGGATATAFDLDLMVESCGMFCGGGGAGNAMEQLQWDC; encoded by the exons atGGGGCACCACTGCTGCAGCAAGCAGAAGGTGAAGCGAGGGCTGtggtcgccggaggaggacgagaAGCTCGTCCGGTACATCTCCGAGCACGGCCACAGCTGCTGGAGCTCCGTCCCCAAGCACGCCG gGTTGCAGCGCTGCGGCAAGAGCTGCCGGCTCCGGTGGATCAACTACCTCCGGCCCGACCTCAAGCGCGGCACCTTCTCCGAGCAGGAGGAGCGCACCATCATCGACGTCCACCGCATCCTCGGCAACCG GTGGGCTCAGATCGCCAAGCATCTGCCGGGGCGCACGGATAACGAGGTGAAGAATTTTTGGAACTCGTGCATCAAGAAGAAGCTCATCGCGCAGGGGCTCGACCCCAAGACGCACAACCTCCTGCCGGCGTCGAAGACGCTCctccatggcggtggcggtggcggcggcggcgccgcaaaCCCTAGCGGCAACGGCCTCGCGCAGTTCCAGTCTAacaacggcgcggcggcggcgggcaccacGCCGTTCACCATCAGCTCTCCGGCCAAGGCGGCCGCCTACGATgtcgcgccgccggcgatcccGCCGGCGTTGTACGACGTCGTCCTCCCTGCTAACCCCGCCGGTGGCATGTTGATGGCGCATGATCATCACCaggccgccgtggcggcgccggtgggatACCCCTACGCCGACcacggcggcaacggcggaggcGTGTTGATGAGCTTCAGGGATCAGAACGCCGGCGTCCACGGCGCCGCCTCCATGGACTTCATGAAcggctcctcctcgtcctcttccatggagcagctcggcggcggcggcggcatgtcgTCGAACGGCAACGGCGGCTTCAACGCGAGCATGGCGGCGTTCATGGACGAGGAGGCGGCAATGTGGGCCACCGCCGTCGAGCCACCGGGCAGCATGGGCGGTCTCGCGGTGATGGATCAGgtggcgcagcagcagcagcagcaagtgcTGGTGCAGGATGCGGCCGTGGGCGTTGCGCCGACGACGCTGATgatgcacggcggcggcgccgccaccgccggtgcaATGGTGGTGGACAAGAGCGTGGAGATGGTGGACGTCTCGTCGGCTGTgtacggcggcgcgacggcgacggcgttcgACCTGGACCTGATGGTGGAGTCGTGCGGGAtgttctgcggcggcggcggcgccggcaacgcCATGGAGCAGCTGCAGTGGGACTGCTAA